One Streptococcus sp. S1 DNA window includes the following coding sequences:
- a CDS encoding dihydroorotase: MVVIKNGRVMDPKTGLDQVCDLRIEGKKIVEIAENLPTDGQEVLDATGLVVAPGLIDVHVHFREPGQTHKEDIHTGALAAAAGGFTRVVMMANTNPTISDIATLEEVLASAAKENLHIHTVATVTKNFDGQHLTDFEGLLKAGAVGFSDDGIPLQSTKVVREALEEAKRLGTFISLHEEDPELNGILGLNENIAKEHFHVCGATGVAEYSMAARDAMIAHATGAHLHIQHLSKEESVKVVEFAQGLGAHVTAEVAPQHFSKTESLLLTKGSNAKMNPPLRLESDRLAVIEGLKSGVISVIATDHAPHHADEKNFPDITKAPSGMTGLETSLSLGLTYLVHAGHLSLMQLLEKMSYNPARLYDFDAGYIAVDGPADLTIFDPEADRLVSDHFASKAGNSPFVGETLKGKVAYTICDGQVIFQG; the protein is encoded by the coding sequence ATGGTTGTCATTAAAAATGGTCGCGTAATGGATCCCAAGACTGGCTTGGATCAAGTCTGTGATCTTCGTATTGAAGGAAAGAAAATTGTAGAGATCGCTGAAAACCTCCCAACGGATGGACAAGAAGTCCTTGACGCTACTGGTCTGGTGGTAGCTCCTGGTTTGATCGATGTACACGTGCATTTCCGTGAGCCTGGTCAAACTCATAAAGAAGACATCCATACAGGTGCCTTAGCCGCAGCTGCTGGTGGTTTTACTCGAGTGGTCATGATGGCCAATACTAATCCGACCATTTCAGATATTGCTACCTTAGAGGAAGTCTTAGCTTCTGCAGCCAAGGAAAATCTTCACATTCATACAGTTGCGACGGTGACTAAGAACTTTGACGGTCAACACCTGACAGATTTTGAAGGCCTGCTTAAGGCCGGTGCAGTGGGATTTTCAGATGATGGGATTCCCCTTCAAAGTACTAAGGTTGTCCGTGAAGCCTTGGAAGAGGCTAAGCGTCTAGGGACCTTTATTAGTCTGCATGAAGAAGACCCTGAGTTGAATGGCATTCTTGGTTTGAATGAGAACATTGCCAAGGAACACTTCCATGTCTGTGGGGCGACGGGTGTAGCCGAATATTCAATGGCTGCGCGTGATGCAATGATTGCCCATGCGACAGGTGCCCACCTCCATATCCAACACCTCTCCAAGGAAGAAAGTGTCAAGGTGGTGGAATTTGCCCAAGGATTAGGAGCTCATGTGACGGCAGAAGTGGCACCTCAACACTTTTCGAAAACAGAAAGTCTGCTCTTGACTAAAGGAAGCAATGCCAAGATGAACCCACCTCTTCGTTTGGAATCTGACCGTCTAGCAGTGATTGAAGGCTTAAAATCAGGCGTTATCTCAGTGATTGCGACGGACCACGCGCCTCACCATGCGGATGAGAAGAATTTTCCTGATATTACCAAAGCACCATCTGGAATGACTGGGCTTGAAACCTCACTTTCTCTTGGTTTGACCTACTTGGTGCATGCAGGCCATTTAAGCCTGATGCAATTGCTTGAAAAGATGTCCTATAATCCAGCACGTCTCTATGATTTTGATGCTGGCTATATCGCAGTGGATGGACCAGCAGATTTGACCATCTTTGATCCAGAAGCAGATCGTCTGGTATCGGATCATTTCGCTTCAAAAGCGGGCAATTCACCATTTGTGGGTGAAACATTAAAAGGGAAAGTTGCTTATACAATCTGTGATGGACAAGTGATTTTTCAAGGATAA
- a CDS encoding NUDIX hydrolase — protein sequence MPQLATICYIDNGKEFLMLHRNKKPNDVHEGKWIGVGGKLERGETPQECAAREIFEETGLRAKPVLKGIITFPEFTPDLDWYTYVFKVTDFEGELIECNEGTLEWVPYDQVLSKPTWEGDHTFVEWLLEDKPFFSAMFRYDGDRLLESHVDFYE from the coding sequence ATGCCACAATTAGCAACGATTTGTTACATTGACAATGGGAAAGAATTTCTCATGTTGCATCGCAATAAAAAGCCCAATGATGTCCATGAAGGTAAATGGATCGGAGTTGGTGGAAAATTAGAACGAGGGGAAACCCCACAGGAGTGTGCTGCGCGTGAGATTTTTGAGGAGACGGGCCTTAGAGCCAAGCCAGTCTTAAAAGGGATCATTACCTTTCCGGAGTTTACTCCAGATTTGGACTGGTACACCTATGTCTTCAAGGTAACAGATTTTGAGGGAGAACTGATCGAGTGTAACGAAGGGACCTTGGAGTGGGTACCTTATGATCAAGTCCTCTCAAAACCAACCTGGGAAGGGGACCACACTTTTGTCGAGTGGTTGTTGGAGGATAAACCCTTCTTTTCAGCAATGTTTCGCTATGACGGCGACCGTTTGTTAGAGTCGCATGTTGATTTTTATGAATAA
- a CDS encoding uracil-DNA glycosylase: MQHSPWHEAIKSHLPEGYFHQINDFMNEVYSKGVVYPPREKVFKALQMTEMDQVKVLILGQDPYHGPDQAQGLSFSVPDHVPAPPSLQNILKELRSDIGEKRSHDLTSWAEQGVLLLNACLTVPAGQANGHAGQIWELFTDAVIKVVNELEEPVVFILWGSYARKKKPLITHDRHLVLESAHPSPLSAYRGFFGSQPFSKTNQFLKDSGREPIDWLR, translated from the coding sequence ATGCAGCATTCACCCTGGCATGAAGCCATCAAATCCCATCTTCCAGAAGGGTATTTTCACCAGATCAATGACTTTATGAATGAAGTCTACAGCAAAGGAGTGGTTTATCCACCGCGTGAAAAGGTCTTTAAGGCCTTGCAGATGACAGAGATGGATCAGGTCAAGGTCTTGATCTTAGGCCAAGATCCCTATCATGGACCGGATCAAGCGCAGGGCTTAAGTTTTTCTGTTCCGGATCATGTACCAGCGCCGCCTTCTTTGCAAAATATTCTCAAAGAATTGCGCTCAGATATCGGAGAGAAGCGTTCTCATGATCTGACCTCTTGGGCAGAGCAAGGAGTGCTCTTGCTCAATGCCTGTTTGACGGTTCCAGCTGGTCAGGCCAATGGTCATGCGGGACAAATTTGGGAGCTTTTCACAGATGCTGTGATCAAGGTGGTCAATGAGTTGGAGGAGCCAGTTGTCTTTATCCTCTGGGGATCTTATGCCCGTAAGAAAAAGCCTCTGATTACCCACGATCGACATTTGGTTCTTGAATCAGCTCACCCAAGTCCCTTATCGGCCTACCGAGGATTCTTTGGTTCCCAACCCTTTTCAAAAACCAATCAATTTTTGAAAGATTCGGGACGCGAGCCGATTGATTGGTTAAGATAG
- a CDS encoding glycosyltransferase family 39 protein: MLSKSKRILFGMLHVVMLLVMVHWFLISVTYLREISWLAILGAGLLFLLAWLKRDGLKSAFAWLTRHKKGFLLGALVFQLIVMVCAELFIRRDAAVVFKGAFDLLKQSSITNYLSRNPNNIPLFLYEKFFYVLFGSSGLWVMQALNILYVNLGAVLLYKLSQKHFNQKTADLVYLFYVSLICYSPYFYSMYTDIPPLPLIALQLWWALDLLKEDQAGSWKKIVGLGILSGVTMLIRPTTIIVMIAFWAVLFFRGNWKAFGKIATVTVMMTGFVFAGLNTAVNHQTVVPILKQEGLAKGPLLFINLGLTDMGHNQEDMKEGLLAYIDEDKRSDYNNALFKKENVIKEIKRRLKEYGPLGLIGHIYYKQSLTVAEGTLGWLYRDVEYEKTPLINPLYAPLTKNNGLAKWVRTYFLSIDRPQYKYYEFVKQVIWIVLSAGLVGAYFKRRDTDDFNFLSLAVFGGLLFLTIFEGGKTRYLIQFLPQILLVASIGLAGFTKKENTQKLLLV, from the coding sequence ATGTTATCGAAAAGTAAACGTATTCTATTTGGGATGCTTCATGTTGTCATGTTGCTAGTGATGGTCCACTGGTTCTTGATTAGTGTAACCTATCTAAGAGAGATTTCATGGCTAGCCATTTTAGGTGCTGGATTGCTATTTCTGCTAGCCTGGTTGAAACGCGATGGGCTAAAGAGTGCCTTTGCTTGGTTGACCCGGCATAAAAAAGGCTTCTTGCTTGGAGCCCTTGTCTTTCAGTTGATTGTTATGGTCTGTGCGGAGCTCTTTATCCGTCGGGATGCTGCGGTTGTTTTCAAAGGGGCTTTTGATCTTCTTAAGCAATCCTCTATCACCAACTACCTCAGTCGCAATCCCAATAACATTCCGCTCTTTCTTTACGAGAAGTTTTTCTATGTCTTATTTGGCTCTAGCGGTCTGTGGGTCATGCAGGCTCTCAATATCCTCTATGTCAATCTGGGTGCAGTCCTCTTGTACAAGCTGTCCCAGAAGCATTTCAATCAAAAAACGGCTGATCTAGTCTATCTCTTCTATGTGAGCTTGATCTGTTACTCGCCGTATTTCTATTCCATGTACACGGACATTCCGCCGCTTCCTTTGATCGCTCTTCAGTTATGGTGGGCCTTGGATCTCTTGAAGGAAGACCAAGCAGGCTCCTGGAAGAAGATTGTTGGCTTGGGAATCTTATCTGGCGTGACCATGTTGATCCGTCCAACGACGATTATTGTCATGATTGCCTTTTGGGCTGTGCTGTTCTTCAGAGGAAATTGGAAGGCCTTTGGCAAGATTGCTACGGTGACAGTCATGATGACAGGCTTTGTCTTTGCAGGATTGAATACAGCGGTCAATCATCAAACAGTTGTACCGATCTTGAAACAAGAAGGGTTGGCTAAAGGACCGCTCTTGTTTATCAATCTGGGCTTGACGGATATGGGTCATAACCAAGAAGATATGAAAGAGGGATTGTTGGCCTATATCGATGAGGACAAGCGCTCAGATTACAACAATGCCCTCTTTAAAAAGGAAAATGTGATCAAAGAAATCAAGCGCCGTCTCAAGGAATATGGACCTTTAGGTTTGATCGGTCATATCTACTACAAGCAATCCTTGACGGTAGCAGAAGGAACCCTTGGCTGGCTGTACCGAGATGTAGAGTATGAGAAGACGCCTTTGATTAACCCTCTCTATGCACCCCTGACTAAAAATAATGGTCTGGCAAAATGGGTGCGGACCTATTTCCTTAGCATTGATCGCCCGCAATACAAGTATTATGAATTTGTGAAGCAGGTGATCTGGATCGTTCTATCGGCTGGTTTGGTTGGGGCTTATTTCAAACGTCGAGATACAGATGACTTTAACTTCCTTTCCTTAGCGGTCTTTGGTGGCTTGCTCTTCTTAACCATCTTTGAAGGCGGGAAGACCCGCTACCTCATTCAATTCTTACCGCAAATTTTACTAGTCGCTTCGATCGGTCTAGCAGGATTTACCAAGAAGGAAAATACCCAAAAGCTCCTGCTTGTTTGA
- the pyrE gene encoding orotate phosphoribosyltransferase, producing the protein MSLAKDIASHLLKIEAVYLKPEEPFTWASGIKSPIYTDNRVTLAYPETRTLIENGFVDKIKEAFPEVEVIAGTATAGIPHGAIIADKMNLPFAYIRSKPKDHGAGNQIEGRVPQGQKMVVVEDLISTGGSVLDAVAAAKREGADVLGVVAIFTYQLEKADKKFAEAGVQLETLSNYTELIHLAEEQGYITSEGLELLHRFKENQETWQNK; encoded by the coding sequence ATGTCATTAGCTAAAGATATTGCTAGCCATCTTTTGAAAATCGAAGCGGTTTATTTGAAACCAGAAGAACCTTTTACTTGGGCATCTGGTATCAAGTCCCCAATTTATACAGATAACCGTGTAACACTTGCTTATCCAGAAACTCGTACCTTGATCGAAAATGGATTTGTAGATAAAATTAAGGAAGCTTTCCCTGAAGTAGAAGTGATTGCAGGAACTGCAACTGCAGGGATTCCTCACGGTGCGATTATTGCGGACAAGATGAATTTGCCATTTGCCTACATCCGTAGCAAACCAAAAGACCACGGTGCTGGTAATCAAATCGAAGGCCGTGTACCACAAGGCCAAAAGATGGTCGTAGTGGAAGATTTGATTTCTACTGGTGGATCTGTCTTGGATGCTGTCGCAGCTGCCAAGCGTGAAGGGGCGGACGTTCTTGGTGTCGTAGCCATCTTCACCTACCAATTGGAGAAAGCCGATAAGAAATTTGCGGAAGCTGGCGTTCAACTTGAAACCTTGTCTAACTATACTGAATTGATTCATTTGGCAGAAGAACAAGGTTACATCACCTCTGAAGGATTAGAGTTGTTGCACCGTTTCAAGGAAAACCAAGAAACTTGGCAAAATAAATAA
- the pyrF gene encoding orotidine-5'-phosphate decarboxylase has product MREERPIIALDFPAFEDVKHFLEHFPEDEKLFVKIGMEFFYAVGPEIVHYLKGLGHSIFLDLKLHDIPNTVKSAMSVLGTFGVDMVTVHAAGGVEMMREAKAALGEGAKLVAVTQLTSTSEEDMRDCQNIQTTVQESVVNYARKAQEAGLDGVVCSAHEVALIKDATSSDFVCVTPGIRPAGAEIGDQKRVMTPQEAHKIGSDYIVVGRPIIQAENPWDAYHEIKRQWNA; this is encoded by the coding sequence ATGCGTGAAGAACGTCCTATTATCGCCCTTGACTTCCCAGCTTTCGAGGATGTCAAACACTTTTTAGAGCATTTTCCAGAAGACGAAAAATTATTTGTAAAAATCGGAATGGAATTTTTCTATGCAGTTGGTCCTGAAATTGTACATTATCTCAAAGGGCTTGGGCACAGCATTTTCCTTGATTTAAAATTACATGATATTCCAAATACAGTCAAATCAGCCATGTCTGTACTCGGTACCTTCGGAGTAGATATGGTGACGGTACATGCAGCTGGTGGTGTAGAGATGATGCGCGAAGCCAAGGCAGCTCTTGGTGAAGGAGCTAAATTGGTAGCCGTGACCCAGCTGACTTCTACCAGTGAAGAAGACATGCGTGATTGCCAAAACATCCAAACAACGGTCCAAGAATCAGTAGTCAATTATGCTCGCAAGGCCCAAGAAGCTGGCTTGGACGGGGTTGTCTGCTCAGCTCATGAAGTGGCCTTGATCAAGGATGCCACTTCATCAGATTTTGTCTGTGTGACACCAGGGATTCGTCCAGCTGGAGCTGAAATCGGTGACCAAAAACGGGTCATGACGCCACAAGAAGCTCATAAAATCGGCTCTGACTATATTGTCGTTGGACGTCCAATCATCCAAGCAGAAAACCCATGGGACGCTTATCATGAAATTAAGAGACAGTGGAATGCGTAA
- a CDS encoding dihydroorotate dehydrogenase, whose amino-acid sequence MTANRLAVSLPGLDLKNPIIPASGCFGFGQEYAKYYDLDLLGSIMIKATTAEARFGNPTPRVAETPAGMLNAIGLQNPGVDVVLAEKLPWLAQHYPELPIIANVAGFSNEEYATVSRKISQAPNVKAIELNISCPNVDHGNNGLLIGQVPELAYAAVKAAVEASSVPVYVKLTPSVADITQVAKAAEDAGATGLTMINTLVGMRFDLKTGKPIIANGTGGMSGPAVFPVALKLIRQVAQSTKLPIIGMGGVDSAEAAIEMMIAGASAIGVGTANFTDPYACPTIIEDLPQVMDHYGIDTLENFRKHVRENLL is encoded by the coding sequence ATGACAGCAAATCGACTAGCCGTATCCTTACCTGGTTTAGACTTGAAAAACCCGATTATTCCGGCATCTGGCTGTTTTGGTTTTGGTCAGGAATATGCCAAATACTATGACTTAGACCTGCTTGGATCCATCATGATCAAGGCGACAACTGCGGAGGCCCGTTTTGGTAATCCGACGCCCCGTGTCGCTGAAACTCCTGCAGGCATGCTCAATGCCATTGGCCTCCAAAATCCAGGTGTAGACGTGGTTCTGGCGGAAAAACTTCCTTGGTTGGCCCAACATTATCCGGAGCTACCGATTATTGCCAACGTAGCTGGCTTCTCCAACGAAGAGTATGCAACGGTATCTAGGAAGATCTCGCAAGCGCCAAATGTCAAAGCGATTGAGCTCAATATCTCTTGTCCAAATGTAGACCATGGGAACAATGGTCTCTTAATCGGGCAGGTTCCTGAGTTGGCCTATGCGGCTGTGAAAGCAGCGGTAGAAGCATCCTCAGTCCCTGTCTATGTCAAGTTAACGCCTAGTGTGGCAGACATCACGCAGGTCGCAAAAGCAGCAGAGGATGCAGGAGCGACCGGCTTAACCATGATCAATACCTTGGTCGGGATGCGCTTTGACCTCAAGACTGGTAAGCCCATCATTGCCAATGGAACCGGAGGCATGTCGGGTCCAGCCGTTTTCCCAGTTGCATTAAAACTCATCCGCCAGGTTGCTCAATCCACTAAACTTCCGATTATCGGAATGGGAGGTGTGGATTCAGCAGAAGCAGCTATTGAAATGATGATTGCAGGAGCCTCTGCGATTGGAGTTGGAACCGCTAATTTTACCGATCCTTATGCTTGTCCAACCATCATCGAAGATCTGCCACAAGTCATGGATCACTATGGGATTGATACCCTTGAGAACTTCCGAAAACATGTACGGGAAAATCTACTTTAA
- a CDS encoding dihydroorotate dehydrogenase electron transfer subunit → MVSDSCKKRFGNIMMEEMDLVAQEEIAPRIYSMILKGEMVAQMLPGQFLHIRVPDGSKLLRRPISISEIDRKTQTCRLIYRIEGGGTAIFSQLPIGSKLSVMGPQGNGFDLTNLGQGQKALIIGGGIGVPPLVQVAKQLHEQGVEVEVVVGFATKEAVILEEELSQVAHVTVTTDDGTYGTKGYVSTVVEQMDQEFDAIYSCGAPGMLKYVNTKFHDHPRAYISMESRMACGMGACYACVVHLENESQAANKRVCEDGPVFETGTIVM, encoded by the coding sequence ATGGTCAGTGACAGTTGTAAAAAACGCTTTGGCAACATCATGATGGAGGAGATGGATCTGGTCGCTCAAGAAGAAATCGCTCCCCGCATCTATTCTATGATCCTGAAGGGAGAAATGGTGGCGCAGATGCTACCAGGACAATTCCTTCATATCCGCGTCCCTGATGGGTCCAAGCTCCTTCGCCGTCCGATTTCAATTTCTGAGATTGATCGTAAGACACAGACGTGTCGCTTGATCTACCGCATCGAAGGTGGGGGGACAGCTATCTTTTCCCAATTGCCAATCGGTAGCAAACTCAGCGTGATGGGACCTCAGGGAAATGGCTTTGATCTCACCAATCTCGGCCAAGGTCAGAAAGCCTTGATCATTGGTGGCGGGATCGGTGTTCCTCCTTTGGTCCAAGTGGCCAAACAACTCCATGAGCAAGGGGTGGAAGTTGAAGTGGTTGTCGGCTTTGCGACCAAAGAAGCCGTTATTTTGGAAGAAGAGCTTTCTCAGGTTGCTCATGTCACTGTAACGACAGACGATGGGACTTATGGCACTAAGGGCTATGTCTCTACGGTCGTTGAACAGATGGACCAGGAGTTTGACGCTATCTATTCTTGTGGAGCACCAGGCATGCTCAAATATGTCAATACCAAATTCCATGATCATCCCCGCGCTTACATTTCTATGGAATCGCGTATGGCTTGTGGGATGGGGGCTTGCTACGCCTGTGTAGTGCATCTGGAAAATGAAAGCCAAGCAGCTAATAAGCGCGTGTGTGAAGACGGACCGGTCTTTGAAACCGGAACGATTGTGATGTAG
- a CDS encoding DUF6688 domain-containing protein: protein MKKLVSWYKKKDKDLETHFTAGLLQINFVTNALILLAFYIYFVIRESLYALSDSVVQFSFFAILSFTIEIFPYGLTLALFVPNIFVIIYGIGRWSSIQFKEAEEEALKDPDLFEDRGPVKGEELIEKDASLEMKERQETSSNKPVKKKKQQPTIVLWFGLFGCFLEAIFIFIVKDMTFYDWSESLINSQKHALIWSGAYPTFFTLAALTLLALIIYSYRDANSLSPLANIFCISGILGGVVLLLVFDNQLQVASFHTFFLLIYSIHLLWFRIKEWQEDRTEISYENHLLQWLHQLLNKSRNWPWLAVLVAFPTLAFVVLVLMLFGQQPDSMIKAWTNTADWAFSQKIPPQNLIIDEHYLCTVAAGGHENVVKPQRMGIRHGHPVVVNRQLCIANAFEQVLEEKTPRFHRFLRRNYDRYGYPFAKHIKKKWAMDVIYYLMKPLEWIFLLVLYLVDRKPENRIAMQYIKPIPEDFDPHKVS from the coding sequence ATGAAAAAACTCGTTTCCTGGTATAAGAAAAAGGATAAGGATTTGGAGACGCATTTTACAGCCGGCCTGTTACAGATCAATTTTGTGACCAATGCCCTGATTCTATTGGCCTTTTACATCTATTTTGTCATTCGTGAGTCGCTCTATGCTCTGTCGGACTCAGTGGTTCAATTTAGTTTTTTTGCAATTTTATCCTTTACGATAGAGATTTTTCCTTACGGTTTGACTCTGGCCCTCTTTGTCCCCAATATTTTTGTCATTATCTATGGGATCGGTCGGTGGTCTAGCATCCAGTTCAAAGAAGCGGAGGAAGAAGCTCTCAAAGATCCAGATCTGTTTGAAGATAGAGGACCAGTCAAGGGCGAAGAGCTGATAGAAAAGGATGCCTCATTAGAAATGAAAGAAAGGCAAGAGACTTCAAGTAATAAGCCTGTCAAAAAGAAGAAGCAACAGCCAACAATCGTTCTTTGGTTTGGTCTCTTTGGTTGCTTTCTCGAAGCGATTTTCATTTTCATCGTCAAGGATATGACTTTTTACGATTGGAGTGAGAGTTTGATCAATTCTCAGAAGCATGCTCTGATCTGGTCTGGCGCCTATCCGACCTTCTTCACACTGGCAGCTCTTACTTTACTTGCCTTGATTATCTATTCCTACCGGGATGCGAACTCACTTTCGCCGTTAGCAAATATCTTCTGCATCAGTGGCATTCTAGGAGGAGTGGTTCTTCTCTTAGTTTTTGATAATCAACTGCAGGTAGCAAGTTTTCACACCTTTTTCTTACTGATCTATTCCATCCATCTCTTATGGTTTCGCATCAAGGAGTGGCAGGAAGATCGAACAGAGATAAGCTATGAGAATCATCTGCTTCAATGGCTCCATCAGCTCTTAAACAAGTCGCGCAACTGGCCATGGCTAGCGGTCCTTGTCGCTTTTCCAACCCTTGCCTTTGTTGTCCTTGTTCTCATGCTCTTTGGGCAGCAGCCGGATTCCATGATCAAGGCCTGGACGAATACAGCTGACTGGGCCTTCTCACAGAAGATACCTCCTCAGAATCTCATCATTGATGAGCACTATCTCTGTACGGTTGCGGCTGGTGGGCATGAAAATGTTGTCAAGCCCCAGCGGATGGGAATCCGCCACGGACATCCGGTTGTCGTCAATCGCCAGCTCTGTATCGCCAATGCCTTTGAGCAGGTGTTAGAAGAAAAGACGCCACGATTCCATCGCTTCTTGCGTCGCAATTACGACCGCTATGGCTATCCCTTTGCCAAACATATCAAGAAGAAATGGGCCATGGATGTCATTTACTATCTGATGAAGCCCCTGGAATGGATCTTCTTGTTGGTTCTCTACTTGGTCGATCGCAAGCCAGAAAACCGAATTGCTATGCAATACATCAAGCCGATCCCAGAAGATTTTGACCCCCATAAAGTTTCCTGA
- a CDS encoding LysR family transcriptional regulator, with amino-acid sequence MRIQQLQYIIKIVETGSMNEAAKQLFITQPSLSNAVKDLENEMGIEIFIRNPKGITLTRDGMEFLSYARQVVEQIDLLSERYKNPVGSRELFSVSSQHYAFVVEAFVSLLKKSDMEKYELFLRETRTWEIIDDVKNFRSEVGVLFLNSYNRDVLSKMLDDNHLIATHLFTAQPHIFVSKTNPLAKKEIVHLSDLEDFPYLSYDQGTHNSFYFSEEILSQEHHKKSIVVSDRATLFNLLIGLDGYTIATGILNSNLNGNNIVSIPLDIEDPIELVYIKHEKTALSKMGEKFIEYLLEEVKFDK; translated from the coding sequence ATGAGAATACAACAATTACAATACATTATCAAAATCGTCGAAACCGGCTCTATGAATGAGGCCGCAAAACAACTCTTCATCACGCAACCTAGCCTTTCCAATGCCGTTAAGGACTTGGAAAATGAGATGGGAATTGAAATCTTTATCCGAAATCCCAAAGGGATCACTTTGACCCGCGATGGGATGGAGTTCCTCTCTTATGCCCGCCAGGTGGTGGAGCAGATTGACCTCTTGTCCGAGCGCTATAAAAATCCTGTGGGCTCTCGTGAGCTTTTCAGTGTCTCTTCACAGCACTACGCCTTCGTGGTTGAGGCCTTCGTTTCACTCCTCAAGAAAAGCGACATGGAAAAATACGAGCTCTTCCTACGGGAGACGCGGACTTGGGAGATCATCGATGACGTCAAGAACTTCCGAAGCGAAGTTGGCGTACTCTTTTTGAATAGCTACAACCGCGATGTCCTCTCTAAGATGCTAGATGATAATCACCTGATTGCCACCCACCTCTTTACAGCGCAACCTCATATCTTTGTCAGCAAGACCAATCCTCTTGCCAAGAAAGAGATCGTTCACTTATCTGATCTGGAAGATTTCCCATACCTTAGCTATGACCAAGGGACCCACAACTCCTTCTACTTCTCAGAAGAGATCCTCTCTCAAGAGCATCATAAGAAATCCATCGTCGTCAGTGACCGGGCTACCCTCTTTAATCTCTTGATTGGTCTGGATGGCTACACCATTGCGACCGGGATCCTCAACAGCAATCTCAACGGAAATAACATCGTCTCCATTCCCCTTGATATCGAAGACCCGATCGAGCTGGTCTACATCAAACATGAAAAAACAGCCCTCTCAAAAATGGGAGAGAAATTCATCGAGTACTTGCTTGAGGAAGTGAAGTTTGATAAATAA
- a CDS encoding NAD-dependent protein deacylase → MDKIAQLQEMIDQSHRIVFFGGAGVSTESNIPDFRSSDGVYSVQVRRHLTAEQLVSHTMFERYPEDFFDFYKKYLLYPDAKPNAAHRYLARLEESGKLKAVVTQNIDSLHEMAGSKKVLKLHGSADRNYCTGCQRFYDLEDFLALEGPVPHCLNCGKVVKPDVTLYEEPLDMDVFSQAAQAIQEADLLIIGGTSLVVYPAASLIQYFQGKKLVVINKTSIPQDKQADLVIEGKIGEVFSQLRQ, encoded by the coding sequence ATGGATAAGATTGCTCAACTACAGGAGATGATTGATCAGAGTCATCGGATCGTGTTTTTCGGTGGGGCAGGAGTTTCCACGGAGTCAAATATTCCAGATTTTCGAAGTTCAGACGGTGTCTATAGTGTTCAGGTAAGGCGGCATTTGACAGCTGAACAATTGGTCTCCCATACCATGTTTGAGCGTTATCCTGAGGACTTTTTCGACTTCTATAAGAAATACCTACTCTACCCAGATGCCAAGCCCAATGCTGCTCATCGCTATCTGGCTCGGCTTGAAGAGTCTGGTAAGCTCAAGGCAGTGGTGACACAAAATATCGACAGTCTCCATGAAATGGCTGGCTCTAAAAAAGTCTTGAAGCTCCATGGCAGCGCCGACCGTAATTACTGTACGGGTTGCCAGCGATTTTATGATTTGGAAGACTTTCTAGCTTTGGAAGGCCCGGTTCCACACTGTCTGAACTGTGGCAAGGTGGTCAAGCCGGATGTGACTCTCTATGAGGAACCTCTTGATATGGACGTCTTTAGTCAAGCAGCCCAAGCCATCCAAGAGGCTGATCTCCTGATTATCGGTGGAACTTCTCTCGTGGTCTACCCAGCAGCTAGCTTGATCCAGTATTTCCAAGGGAAGAAGCTGGTTGTCATCAATAAAACCAGTATCCCACAAGACAAGCAAGCAGACCTGGTTATCGAAGGAAAGATTGGGGAAGTATTTTCACAATTAAGACAATAA